The following proteins are encoded in a genomic region of Debaryomyces hansenii CBS767 chromosome G complete sequence:
- a CDS encoding DEHA2G01980p (no similarity), giving the protein MFSAIKATQRNRMTNSLFSSTFAICVLMVGANSLLPCPIDSVHGNDSVIDERIIKKSNDGNEKIQTR; this is encoded by the coding sequence ATGTTTTCTGCAATAAAGGCTACACAGAGAAATAGAATGACAAATTCGTTATTTAGCTCAACATTTGCTATATGTGTATTGATGGTCGGAGCCAATTCGCTTCTCCCATGTCCAATAGACTCGGTTCATGGAAATGATTCGGTGATCGACGAGAGAATAATTAAGAAGTCGAATGATGGCAACGAAAAAATACAGACAAGGTAG